A single Anopheles maculipalpis chromosome 3RL, idAnoMacuDA_375_x, whole genome shotgun sequence DNA region contains:
- the LOC126565694 gene encoding peritrophin-1-like encodes MKGVGALVVLATFAVAVQALDIPLTCPEKDDIFNPVHIPHFTDCTKFYKCFNGNKYEMNCPEGLHWNIEQDYCDFPEQANCERPLQIDPISLV; translated from the exons atgaaag GAGTTGGTGCACTAGTGGTGCTCGCTACGTTCGCAGTAGCCGTCCAGGCGCTGGACATTCCTCTTACCTGTCCGGAAAAGGATGACATCTTTAACCCGGTTCATATTCCACACTTTACCGACTGTACGAAATTTTACAAGTGTTTCAACGGGAACAAGTATGAGATGAATTGTCCCGAAGGTTTGCACTGGAACATTGAGCAGGATTACTGTGATTTCCCGGAGCAGGCAAACTGTGAGCGACCGCTACAAATCGATCCGATAAGTTTGGTTTAA
- the LOC126565659 gene encoding uncharacterized protein LOC126565659, which translates to MFRKSKQTAAPLPKPPTEAQMLEDLQLFHESKPAARHISSENLPTLTEESSMDDWWKVYDATVEHHQQFMGLKTNAQELKKSLQEMRNELQAACDKIMAEINQDLERLSATMSE; encoded by the coding sequence ATGTTTCGAAAATCTAAACAAACTGCTGCTCCCTTGCCGAAACCACCCACCGAAGCGCAAATGTTAGAAGATTTGCAACTATTCCACGAATCCAAACCAGCAGCAAGGCACATTTCAAGCGAAAACCTGCCCACCCTGACCGAGGAATCGAGCATGGACGATTGGTGGAAAGTGTACGATGCCACGGTAGAGCACCACCAACAGTTTATGGGACTGAAAACGAATGCACAAGAGCTCAAGAAGTCGCTACAGGAAATGCGAAATGAATTGCAAGCAGCGTGCGATAAAATTATGGCCGAAATCAATCAAGATTTGGAACGGTTGAGTGCAACGATGTCGGAATAG